A genomic segment from Brevinematia bacterium encodes:
- a CDS encoding WecB/TagA/CpsF family glycosyltransferase: protein MKKTNFWSADIRFLSEEEISEKVFKNLLTKEKFSILFLEPNTMYHLLFDREFQNALLPHTIFVPSSKFIASLVGNLKESNNVTYVKESSAIFRSLRHISDYHYRILLIDSSDKIVSRFKKNINSSIRGSSLNIIGIHNIYTKKHKNQKIETIRKIEPDIAIVGDNVIKFIKLIHKDRELLKNSSLIFSNSGVKIIAGSFGIKTIFSKAKRFLESVMIFLWFLKERILITLRGKKWK from the coding sequence ATGAAAAAAACGAACTTTTGGAGTGCAGACATAAGATTCCTATCGGAAGAGGAAATATCAGAGAAAGTTTTTAAAAACCTACTTACTAAAGAGAAATTCTCTATCCTCTTTCTAGAACCTAACACAATGTATCATCTTCTTTTTGATAGAGAATTTCAAAATGCTCTACTTCCTCACACTATTTTTGTTCCATCCTCAAAGTTTATTGCATCGCTTGTTGGTAATCTCAAAGAGTCCAACAATGTTACGTATGTCAAGGAGTCCTCTGCTATTTTTAGGTCACTCAGGCATATCTCGGATTACCACTACCGAATACTTCTTATAGACAGCTCAGACAAGATCGTATCAAGATTTAAAAAGAATATTAATTCCTCAATTCGTGGTTCTTCGCTAAACATCATTGGTATCCACAATATATACACCAAGAAGCATAAGAACCAAAAAATTGAAACAATCAGGAAAATTGAACCCGATATAGCCATAGTTGGAGATAATGTAATCAAGTTCATCAAACTTATTCACAAAGATAGAGAGCTCCTAAAGAATTCTTCTCTCATATTTTCCAATAGTGGTGTTAAAATCATAGCAGGAAGCTTCGGAATTAAAACGATCTTTAGCAAAGCGAAAAGATTTCTTGAATCAGTGATGATATTCCTCTGGTTTCTTAAGGAAAGAATTCTTATCACCTTACGAGGCAAAAAATGGAAGTGA
- the mtnA gene encoding S-methyl-5-thioribose-1-phosphate isomerase has product MEVIDYRRGVLRILDQRLLPEREIYLECRTIEEVVSAIKSLAVRGAPLISISAAYGVCIGLFQYKTLEKLDYILFSLRNSRPTAYNIFTILDRIENRIRTLNTNDYEKALELAEAEAIAIHNEDRNLCNKIAKNGQKVIPNNANVVTICNTGMLATGGIGTALGVIYEGFQDGKIKHVFVLETRPLLQGARLTAYELAKNKIPVTLITDNMLSFLFSRSKIDLAIVGADRIVKNGDTANKIGTLNLAIVCKYFGVPFYVAAPYTTIDLSLEDGSQIPIEERDPNEVRFFRNQLIAPPEVEVWNPAFDITPASLITGIITDRGIFKPNEIFALKIQ; this is encoded by the coding sequence ATGGAAGTGATAGATTACCGAAGAGGTGTCCTAAGAATACTTGACCAAAGGTTACTACCTGAGAGAGAAATCTACCTAGAGTGTAGGACCATTGAAGAAGTAGTCTCTGCTATAAAGAGTCTAGCAGTGAGAGGAGCGCCACTCATATCAATCTCTGCTGCTTATGGAGTATGCATAGGACTTTTTCAGTATAAAACACTAGAGAAGCTTGACTACATACTATTCTCGCTGAGAAACTCCAGACCCACAGCTTACAATATCTTCACAATCCTTGATAGGATTGAGAATAGGATAAGAACTCTCAATACCAACGATTACGAGAAGGCGCTTGAATTAGCTGAAGCTGAAGCAATAGCTATCCACAACGAAGATAGAAACCTATGCAATAAAATTGCAAAAAATGGTCAAAAGGTAATACCAAACAATGCTAATGTAGTAACAATATGTAATACTGGCATGCTTGCAACTGGTGGTATAGGCACAGCACTAGGAGTAATATATGAAGGGTTTCAAGATGGAAAAATAAAGCACGTCTTTGTCTTAGAAACTCGTCCACTTTTACAGGGAGCAAGACTAACCGCCTACGAACTTGCAAAAAACAAAATCCCAGTTACCCTTATAACCGATAACATGCTGTCATTTCTATTTTCAAGAAGCAAAATAGACCTAGCAATAGTCGGTGCAGACAGGATAGTCAAAAATGGAGACACTGCAAACAAAATAGGAACACTCAACCTAGCAATAGTGTGTAAGTATTTCGGAGTGCCATTTTACGTCGCTGCACCATACACAACAATAGACCTCAGCCTAGAAGATGGATCGCAGATACCAATAGAGGAGAGGGATCCCAACGAGGTAAGATTCTTCCGAAACCAACTTATTGCTCCTCCGGAAGTAGAAGTTTGGAATCCTGCTTTTGATATTACACCAGCAAGCCTTATCACTGGAATAATAACTGATAGAGGTATCTTCAAACCTAATGAGATCTTTGCACTAAAAATTCAATAA
- a CDS encoding tetratricopeptide repeat protein, with protein sequence MLYIIVSEMNKISAYSLIKAGKITEALRFFEDTLRKGVDEESECGIKIVKYILSKIKRIREMGDPHKIGDMLIIEWKNLQQWINTNNCSRFSDLVESMKYYIFLLALKYYQSIVDNINANNSGNVIDIDLMVKVSKCYREIGEVVRCIDILEDVREYRPYDSGVLANLADAYFEIGEIDTSKLLFRESFFWNPQEVEIFEMKSMIIKGLIKIVVSNGYRAEEINEWIPIYGVIENLFDVRRELSQEEVNLILERVKTMEREYESNRRWRNILEPRLINSYIWLIDYYSLQIEDYALAKEVGKILQKFSPNIYNKLKLGVYKWL encoded by the coding sequence ATGTTGTATATAATTGTTTCAGAGATGAACAAAATAAGCGCCTACAGTTTAATAAAAGCAGGAAAGATAACAGAAGCATTGAGATTCTTTGAAGACACACTCAGAAAAGGTGTAGACGAAGAGTCAGAGTGCGGTATAAAGATAGTAAAGTATATTCTCTCAAAAATCAAAAGGATAAGAGAGATGGGTGATCCTCACAAAATCGGAGATATGTTGATAATTGAATGGAAGAACCTACAGCAGTGGATTAACACAAATAACTGTAGCAGGTTTTCCGACCTTGTTGAATCTATGAAGTACTACATTTTTTTACTTGCGTTGAAATATTACCAATCAATAGTTGATAATATAAATGCGAACAACAGTGGTAACGTTATAGATATTGATCTGATGGTGAAGGTCAGTAAATGCTACAGGGAGATAGGGGAAGTTGTCAGATGTATTGACATATTGGAAGATGTTAGGGAATACAGACCTTACGACTCAGGAGTTCTAGCTAATCTTGCGGACGCTTACTTTGAGATCGGTGAGATAGACACTTCAAAGCTTCTCTTTAGAGAATCTTTTTTCTGGAATCCTCAGGAGGTGGAGATATTTGAGATGAAGTCTATGATAATAAAAGGGCTTATAAAAATAGTGGTAAGCAATGGCTATAGGGCAGAAGAGATAAACGAGTGGATACCCATCTACGGAGTAATAGAAAACCTATTTGACGTAAGAAGAGAACTATCTCAAGAGGAAGTAAACTTGATTTTAGAGAGAGTTAAGACAATGGAAAGAGAATACGAGAGCAATAGAAGGTGGAGAAACATCCTTGAGCCTAGACTCATCAATAGCTACATATGGCTTATAGATTACTACTCTTTGCAGATTGAGGACTACGCTCTTGCAAAGGAAGTTGGCAAAATTCTGCAGAAATTCTCTCCAAACATATATAACAAACTAAAGTTGGGGGTATATAAATGGCTTTGA
- a CDS encoding M24 family metallopeptidase, translating to MRSVIRSRIDKLLISTAGNPFITSKCEDLFYFSRFTGDCGSVIISQPKSYIITTKMFQENVLKEVDSSIFDVHITDKKEIPSRIIEILTSLEIGEIFISSTDTKLNEFISVIELAKEKKLLGLNKKLLSLREDHFAVGNIKVYFKEYLTHKVRMVKEEGEIEIIKDNHLLSDEGFLYILRFIKPGVTEAQICAELEYYLKSKGAEEMAFPTIVASGTRSSLPHARASSKVVSNNEPIVIDFGIKKDRYCTDMTRTVFLGTPPQKFKDAYNVVLEALSEGISFAKEGVLAKDLDNKVRSVIERYGFGEHFTHSTGHSVGLEVHEFPFISKDNSQELKEGMVITIEPGIYIPGEFGIRTENMVLIRKNSCETLTKLGTELITL from the coding sequence ATGAGGTCTGTAATTAGATCCAGAATTGACAAACTTTTGATCAGCACTGCAGGTAATCCGTTTATAACCTCCAAGTGCGAAGATCTTTTTTATTTTTCCCGCTTCACTGGTGATTGTGGCTCTGTCATTATTTCACAACCTAAGTCTTACATAATAACTACTAAAATGTTTCAGGAGAATGTTTTAAAGGAGGTTGATAGCTCTATATTTGATGTGCATATAACTGATAAGAAGGAGATACCTTCTAGGATAATAGAGATACTCACAAGTTTAGAGATAGGTGAGATTTTTATCTCTTCAACGGATACTAAGCTAAACGAGTTTATATCTGTGATAGAGTTAGCTAAGGAAAAGAAACTTCTGGGGTTGAATAAAAAACTTCTTTCTCTTAGGGAGGATCACTTTGCTGTGGGGAATATAAAGGTGTATTTTAAGGAATATTTGACTCACAAAGTTAGGATGGTGAAGGAAGAGGGGGAGATTGAAATAATCAAAGACAACCATCTTTTATCCGATGAGGGGTTTTTATACATTCTCAGGTTCATAAAGCCTGGGGTGACTGAAGCTCAGATATGTGCAGAGCTAGAATACTATCTAAAGTCTAAGGGAGCTGAAGAGATGGCTTTTCCAACTATAGTTGCTTCTGGAACTAGATCCTCTTTGCCACATGCTAGAGCTTCTTCAAAAGTAGTATCAAACAATGAACCCATAGTGATAGACTTTGGTATAAAGAAGGACAGGTATTGTACAGATATGACCAGGACAGTATTTTTGGGAACTCCTCCTCAAAAGTTTAAAGATGCTTACAATGTGGTGCTTGAGGCTCTTAGTGAAGGTATATCTTTTGCAAAAGAAGGTGTTCTGGCAAAGGACCTTGATAATAAAGTTAGAAGCGTTATAGAGCGCTATGGATTTGGAGAACACTTTACACACTCAACGGGGCACAGTGTAGGGTTAGAGGTACATGAATTTCCTTTTATCAGTAAGGACAATTCTCAAGAGTTGAAGGAAGGGATGGTAATAACCATAGAGCCTGGTATTTACATTCCTGGCGAGTTTGGAATAAGGACAGAAAATATGGTCTTGATAAGGAAGAATTCCTGTGAAACTTTGACGAAACTAGGAACCGAGCTTATAACCTTATAG
- a CDS encoding branched-chain amino acid ABC transporter permease produces MFELLIAQILNGITLGSIYALIALGYTMVYGILFMINFAHSEIFMLGAYISLGTFILLSTLSTAFGIILPISVIVAATIVGMVGVMIEIIAYRPLRASPRLTPLISAISVSIVLQNIVFIFVSSYAIPYRIISDLFPQGNFLGFEYKGILITLVTLLLMLALALFLSKTKLGIAIRATSQDRNTASLMGISINKVISLVFFIGAFLGAVGGFFYGAYYSMIRYDMGFIPGIKAFTSAVVGGIGSIPGAVLGGFLIGIFEIFAETYISSAYKDVIVYSILILTLLLKPEGILGEKMTEKI; encoded by the coding sequence ATGTTTGAACTTCTTATAGCTCAGATCCTCAATGGTATAACACTTGGAAGCATTTATGCACTAATAGCTCTTGGATACACAATGGTTTACGGAATATTGTTTATGATAAACTTTGCTCACAGTGAGATTTTTATGCTTGGTGCATACATATCCCTGGGAACCTTTATTCTTCTCTCTACCCTTTCCACAGCTTTTGGCATTATTCTCCCAATTTCGGTGATAGTCGCTGCAACAATTGTAGGAATGGTAGGAGTAATGATAGAAATAATCGCTTACAGACCTCTTAGAGCATCACCAAGACTTACACCACTTATAAGCGCTATAAGTGTCTCAATAGTGTTACAGAACATTGTTTTCATATTCGTCAGTAGTTATGCAATACCTTACCGTATCATTTCAGATTTGTTCCCTCAGGGAAATTTCCTAGGATTTGAGTACAAGGGAATTTTAATCACTTTAGTAACTCTTCTCCTGATGCTAGCACTAGCTTTATTTTTATCAAAAACAAAGCTTGGCATAGCAATAAGAGCAACTTCTCAAGATAGAAATACCGCAAGTCTTATGGGAATAAGTATCAACAAAGTAATATCCTTAGTGTTCTTCATTGGGGCATTCTTGGGAGCAGTAGGTGGTTTCTTCTACGGAGCTTACTACTCTATGATAAGGTATGACATGGGATTTATACCAGGGATAAAGGCTTTCACATCTGCAGTTGTTGGTGGAATAGGCAGTATCCCGGGAGCTGTATTAGGAGGTTTCCTGATAGGTATATTTGAAATCTTCGCAGAAACTTACATATCCTCCGCATACAAGGATGTAATAGTGTACTCAATACTCATACTAACTCTTCTCCTAAAACCAGAGGGAATATTAGGAGAGAAAATGACAGAGAAAATCTAA
- the rpsT gene encoding 30S ribosomal protein S20 — protein MANIKSNEKRARQSRKRYIRNRVWKEKVKVLRKKIVKYVLSGNIDKEELKKMLKEYQSLVDKTYTKNVFKKNKVARLKSRIFSFISKHGIELN, from the coding sequence ATGGCTAATATAAAGTCAAATGAGAAGAGGGCAAGGCAAAGTAGGAAAAGGTATATTAGAAACAGGGTGTGGAAAGAGAAGGTGAAGGTGCTTAGGAAAAAGATAGTGAAGTATGTTCTATCTGGAAATATTGATAAAGAGGAATTGAAGAAGATGTTGAAGGAGTATCAGTCTCTGGTTGACAAAACCTATACTAAGAATGTTTTCAAGAAGAACAAGGTTGCAAGGTTAAAATCAAGAATATTTAGTTTTATTTCTAAACATGGTATAGAGCTGAATTAG